TGCTCAAATCAATGAATAAGAGAGTTtatagtgctttgagatctatgcagaaTACTATCCAATGGTTGATATTGTGAAAGAAGAGGAATCATTCATTGCGTGAAAGATACAACCCTATCTTCTAGTGGAATCTTAAATATAATATTGTCAATGTGACTTCCTGGCTTACTTGGACTAATTAATTTAAATGATACCATAAACCTTAATGGGAATTTCAACCTTTTTGTGGTCCTTCAACGCCCCATCCACTTTTCGCATTGGCCTATCAAGTGACTTCTTGTACTAACATTTTGCCTGAATTCTTGGCACCATGTCTGAAATCAACTAAGCACTGGAGCGAGCTTGGATTTGTTACTAATGGTATTAGGACGAATTCTTGGAATTTTGTTTTGGACTTAAAAATTAGGTCCATGGGCTACGACACCCAGTACTATGCATTCCAAAGGGCCTGGGATTTATGTAACAGGCCTGTTTATGTAGCCCAATGTCAGCACTAGATTGATGAACTCGTATATAATCTCAGCCGCTGGATTGATAATGATTAATATACGTATCAACGTACACGTCCTATTTTTTTTCCACTTGCGTCGGAGGACATGGCAGTGTTATGTGGATAACCTATTCCAGTTTTAATAGTTAGAATTCCGGAATAATTTAATCCCTCGTATTAGTTTTAATGATAAACATCATTTTTTTCCGCCATTATCAGCCAACTAGAGATTATAGCATACATGCATACAcccatatatctatatctatatctatatctacacgcatatatatatgaatatatctttatctatatatgtatatatctatatctatacatacaaacatacccATGTACATTAGGGATGCAAATAGATCGGGTCGGACTGAGTCATAAGTGACCCCAATTCGACTCAGTTTCTTGATCAGATCCTAATGTTGGACCCAGATCCAACCAGTTGAAAATCGGATTGGATCGGATCTATGGATGATCAAAAAGTCTGCCCCATTAAATCATTTGTGTCTGATCGGATCTATATATAATCCGGTCtcaatctaaaaaatttagatccgGCTCGGACCTAAATTCTAGTCGGACTTAATTAGTATGATAAACCAACATATGCgaagtttatgataaaaaaaaataaacattacTTTACTTTAGCTATTAATTTATAAGTAATTTCTCAAAATCTCATAGTCAAATtgtgtaaaattatataaaaaataataatactataatagcATTTGGAATCCTAATCCCACTTTATTTGCTCTATAGTTTACATATTGAATTCAATACTGAATTTAGATTAGATCGGATCGGATCTTAATTTAGTAAACTCAAATCCGATCTGAAATATTGAATGGATCTAACTTTAGAGCCCGATCTGACCTTGCAGATCATTTAAAACCGATCAGATCGGGTCTAAACGGATCGGGCTGGGTTGGATCACGGGTCAACCCAACCCATTTGCAGccctacatacatacacacatatgcatatacacatacatacaaaaacatacacacatacatgcatatatgtgcaaACACATCACATCAACTTGTTTGTCTTCGGGGTAGCATTTGGCTGGTTAATTCAATTTCTTCATATGGTATCAAATAAGGGTAGTTTCCCGGTACCATTCAGCCTAATCTAATATAACATCACCTAAGCTCTATGTCAATAAGATGATCACAGAAATACCAAAGGACTAGGCACAAGAATAATCCCTTGCATTTCTCCTGTCACCTATCATAAATGTGTGCAGAACCCCTAAACCACCTCATGGGGAAAATCAGTaaatggatttgatttttttccttcttctcacATCTACTTTGCAAATTAGCTGAAAACCCATGATTTAAAAAAAGTAACTTTGCGATGGATCGCAAAATCTACATTAATAAGATCAACAGAATTACCTTCAAACATTTTAATTAAAACAGAATGAATACAAATAGAGTTCTTAAGTGTGAAGCATAAATTTATTGCCTTCACACTACTAGGAAACTTATATTAGATAAAAGACGAAGGCAAATGAATCTGAAACAATCTAGCTTTCCAATGTGTGTTCCTTATGCCACTATCATCTTAGAGTTCATCCTTGGAAATTTCCCTCCTGGAAGGGTTAGGGGATGTTTTGATGGGGTATGAAGCTTCCATTGCAATACCACATTTCCCATGTTTGGCCTTGATGCCACGCTCCATTCGGACGTAGCCTTTCTCTCCCCACTGGGGCCCCCATGAGTTCTTCACAATCCAGTATTTAGTTCCATCCGTCGTCGTCCCATATCCAACGATTGCAACGCCATGGTCTAATTCTGTGCCGCAACTGCCGGTGAAAACACCCTGCCATCAAATTACAGCACATTGCTTATAAACATAAAAATCTCCACAAAGCATACATCCTTAAAAcaactacatatatatatatatatatatatatatatatatatatatatatatatatatatatatatatatatatatatatatatatatatatatatatattatcatggGTTTTCCCTAGTCTGTAAGCCCAATTTAATTAGGTCCATTTGGGTACAAACTTAGTCATAACTAGAATTTGCCATACTGATCGATGGATGCTGCACTATACTATATTAATATCGAACTGATATATAGTTTTGTATTGTATCGATATTTGGTACACCTCATTatcttatataatattatattctaATAGATGGTATTGATACAAGATCCGGTACATATCGCGATATCGAACCTCGATAGTAACATTATTGGCATAGGGTGTGTTTGAAAGTTCACTGCACAATTAATGATTTGGACACAAACCTCGGAGTAGAACTGGAAAGCATAACCACTTGCTTCAATGGCAACAGATACAGGTTGATGAGCCACAGCTTTCATGAGAGCTGCTTCATTGTTGGCAGGAACATTCTCATATCCATTGATCGTCACCACTGGTGAATTCTTCTGCaacacaaaaaggaaaaaaaaaaaataaatctgccTAAGAAATCGCAATGAGAGAACAATGCCTCTTAGGTTGAACAGGGCAAATGAATGATCTTATAATGAAAATATGGATCAATCTGAGAAATTGCATTGGATTTTTTTCCTTGAATTTTAATCATTAATTTTTGAAACATAATGTTTGAAAACATCGAAATGGAAGCAAGAAAATGTATTGAGTGTGTTATTTTGAAAAGCTccaatagaatatatatatatatatatatctcataaTAATACTTCATCAAACATTAACATTCATGTATATTTATTATATCATAGAAAGTTTTATGTAGCTTTGAAGTCATATTAGAAGTTTTAGTTTGGGTCTACATTCTTGTGCAAAAGTAACATAATATAAtcgtttagatctaaaagaatgctctATGCAGCTTTAGCTAGGTAAAGTATTCAAGGAACGATTATTTCTAACCAAGACTAGTTATTCTTCATTACCTTGGAAGTGTCACACCATCCATCTTCTGCCAGGTAGGGATACTCAGCCTCTGCTGTTATACCTCCATTTTTAACAATAAATTCGAATGCATACTGCATTAGACCTCCATTGCATCCATGGTTGTTGCGGTTGTCGCAGTCGATGAGCTCCTGCTCCGACAAAGAAATTAGCTTCTTTGTCTTGATTTGATTTATGCCCTCGACAGCAACCACCGTTGAGAACGCCCAGCAGCTCCCTAAATCATCAACAAGAATAGTCATATCACTATTAAAATGAGAATTTTTTGGCAGAAAAATTTATAGATAGAACATGATTGAATTACACAATAGTAATAAGAGTAGAATTTATTAAGTACATGCcatcttttatcatagttttactTATGAAATAGAAGTCAGGTCACACTGTATCATAATTCTTATTTTCtattcaaatattaaataaaaaattgaagtaCGATAATTCTCTATGAGGATGTGTACATAAGAGAAAGATTCAATTCGATATCTGTATAAGAAAATTTTGTTCTAGGGTTTACATATATACAGACATTGtgttataattgaaattgatcgTATCATTCTTAACTATATGTGTTATAGGTAGGGCTCACTCACCACACTGGCCTTGGTCCTTGATGCCTGTGACAGCGCCCTTCTGCCTCCAATCAACCAATGGAGGGAGGTTATGAGCATTTTCATACATGAAGCTTCCGGTGCCACCGGGGCTGCCGCGGCGCAGCTTGTGGTGTTGCACCTTGGAGCCGGCATACCAGCTCCGGAACTCTTGGTTGGTCATGTCACCAAACTTGTTGAGAGCGAGCTTGTATGGTGCATCCTTCTTGTTGAACTCATGAATGAGCTTGACGTTCTCCTTGAACACATTGAATCTCTTATGCTTCTCACCGAGGTCCCGCGACACCGTGTGGTGGCTCCGCCACCTCTCATACAAGTTCCATAGACTCTCCTCAGTTGCGAGGTCCTTGTCGTCGAAAGGAATGCCATGAACCAATGCAAAAGCTAGAGAAACCAGAACTCCACACAACAAAAACTTCCCCATGTATAGTGGTCGATAGCTGAGGAAGTAGAAGAAAAACAGAAACAGGAGGATTTGGAGTATGGATGTCAAGAAGAATGGTGTGAGATTTATATGGGGGAGGAGGACCCTTGGGTGAGAAGCAATGGGGTTAAAGAAGGTTACTTGTGGGGAACCACCACCAAAACCAGAATAGGGTGGTATGATATGAAGACGAGGTTGGGGAGAATGACAAGGGATAACTATTTGAAATTGTTCTCTTGTGGTGCAAGGAATAGTTGTTTCATTTCAGGGACAAGGTGGTGTCTTTGTGGGTGGTTTGGTTTTATCAGGCTCGTGACCGCATGAGAAGCATGCCATTTGGGGATCGACATGCCACATGGAGGTCGTGAATGCGGATTGCAACCGCAAGTGGGGGCTTAAAGCGTGTAGGCTTTATAAAGCGTTTAAAAACGGCCATTCTGTGCTCCAAATttgattagagagagagagagagaggataagaTTGTAATAGTAGGTAACGTACACTAGCTAAGCTATTCTTGCATTTGATAGCTAGGAAGTAACGGTTGGGTTTTAAGCTGAACTGCTGGGATGAGTGATATACAAAGGGAAAAGCATGAATGCATAAGATGTGGTGAGTGGAAACATCCATGGTTGTAGTCCTCTAATTGTAGGTGTTAGATGACCAAGCTAGCATAGTGTTTGGTAGTTGTACCGAAAGATCTGAGATTTAATCATGTTTGCATAACAATTGCAATTGATGGAGGTATTTGAGGGAGACCACCGCTCTTGTGCAACTCAAAATGGCATTTGTCTTTCATATCATCTTTTCTGTGAAACGCCGGAGTCATGATCAGCAATCGTTATGGAGTCTAATCCTTGGGGTTGATTCAgaatttatagtaattattaaaaatatatagtcaTTAATACCATTTTTTGTAGTATTTATTCCCAAGGCTTAATTAGAATAGCAAAAGTAGACCTTTCCACTGCGGTCAAATCAACCATTCCAAGAACTTATTgtaatatagaaaaataaaaataaaataacatgatCATGAATATCACATTCACCTCTCCTAATAGAACTTCATCCTAAAGCAACTGTTCCAAGTACTCCCTCCTTGTGCTATCATTAGCACAGTaagaattaaataataaaaatttaaacatatGAACAGGTGAGAAGGCAAACTAAATTATAGTCCACCTACATCAATGTTATACTTCGCACCTTCATGCTTTTACATCAGCCATTATTTTTGGTGCTCACTGAGTATTCTAAGCTCGAATTGTGGTCGAATTATTTTCCAGATCTATAACCCAAGTAGTTCTAATTAGTGgtgttttccctttttttttttgatgaatattttgGCATTTTATTAATAACTAGGTTCCAAAAATTCGAACTCTTTGGGGAAGATGAGAAGGGAAATACTCAAAACTAAGCTGATGCGTGAGGGcttctctctccctcctctcctGGAAATCTGCAAGCGACTAACACGTCCCAGGCTGTTGCTTCCTAAGATACCATCCCAAAGAATCTTGGAAAAGATGGTGGGACCTATTCTTCGAATCTTTTCTCGCAAGAAACTTCTCATCATTCATGTCTCATTGTTTAATTTTTGTCTAATTCTTCAAAATAACGCTGATAGTACCACCAATCAGAATAACTCGCCCGTTCTTTGAGTCCCTCTTCTGTACTGTATGAAAAGTTTGGAAGGTTGCCTTTTGTTTTGCATAGATTATGACCTACTGATGCCCTCTCTTCGCGATTCAAGCTAAATATAATTGTTCTGACTGGACTTGGACTAGTGGTGACTCAGTGATGTCCTTAACACAGTCTGAGTTGAGTTAATATCAG
The DNA window shown above is from Elaeis guineensis isolate ETL-2024a chromosome 8, EG11, whole genome shotgun sequence and carries:
- the LOC105037592 gene encoding thiol protease SEN102 isoform X1, with protein sequence MGKFLLCGVLVSLAFALVHGIPFDDKDLATEESLWNLYERWRSHHTVSRDLGEKHKRFNVFKENVKLIHEFNKKDAPYKLALNKFGDMTNQEFRSWYAGSKVQHHKLRRGSPGGTGSFMYENAHNLPPLVDWRQKGAVTGIKDQGQCGSCWAFSTVVAVEGINQIKTKKLISLSEQELIDCDNRNNHGCNGGLMQYAFEFIVKNGGITAEAEYPYLAEDGWCDTSKKNSPVVTINGYENVPANNEAALMKAVAHQPVSVAIEASGYAFQFYSEGVFTGSCGTELDHGVAIVGYGTTTDGTKYWIVKNSWGPQWGEKGYVRMERGIKAKHGKCGIAMEASYPIKTSPNPSRREISKDEL
- the LOC105037592 gene encoding thiol protease SEN102 isoform X2, which produces MGKFLLCGVLVSLAFALVHGIPFDDKDLATEESLWNLYERWRSHHTVSRDLGEKHKRFNVFKENVKLIHEFNKKDAPYKLALNKFGDMTNQEFRSWYAGSKVQHHKLRRGSPGGTGSFMYENAHNLPPLVDWRQKGAVTGIKDQGQCGSCWAFSTVVAVEGINQIKTKKLISLSEQELIDCDNRNNHGCNGGLMQYAFEFIVKNGGITAEAEYPYLAEDGWCDTSKNSPVVTINGYENVPANNEAALMKAVAHQPVSVAIEASGYAFQFYSEGVFTGSCGTELDHGVAIVGYGTTTDGTKYWIVKNSWGPQWGEKGYVRMERGIKAKHGKCGIAMEASYPIKTSPNPSRREISKDEL